From one Humulus lupulus chromosome 8, drHumLupu1.1, whole genome shotgun sequence genomic stretch:
- the LOC133797758 gene encoding germin-like protein subfamily 3 member 2, with translation MFQRIVVLFFLIFLNSYVILASDPDPVQDFCISNMGAATKTDHCKNSSTATVEDFVFSGIKSSGKFGPTGLSAISVNSNTFPGLNTLGMSFVRADFEVGGVNVPHFHPRATEIAFVLEGKVYSGFIDTNNKIFAKVIEKGEVMVFPRGMVHFQMNVGDTPATILGSFNSQNPGLQRIPTAIFGSGIKDQLLEKAFGLNSKELSKLKKRFAPN, from the coding sequence ATGTTTCAAAGAATAGTAGTGCTTTTCTTTCTCATCTTTCTCAACAGCTATGTCATTTTGGCATCAGATCCTGACCCCGTCCAAGACTTCTGCATATCTAACATGGGGGCTGCAACCAAAACCGACCATTGCAAGAACTCGTCCACCGCAACGGTTGAAGATTTCGTCTTCTCCGGCATCAAGTCTTCTGGAAAATTTGGCCCAACAGGGCTTTCTGCTATTTCAGTCAACTCCAACACCTTTCCAGGGCTTAACACACTGGGGATGTCATTTGTAAGAGCTGACTTTGAGGTTGGAGGGGTTAATGTTCCTCATTTCCATCCAAGGGCTACTGAGATAGCATTTGTGCTTGAAGGGAAGGTCTATTCTGGATTTATTGACACAAACAATAAGATTTTTGCTAAAGTGATTGAGAAAGGAGAGGTCATGGTGTTTCCTAGGGGCATGGTGCACTTTCAGATGAATGTGGGAGACACTCCTGCCACTATACTTGGGAGTTTTAACAGTCAAAATCCTGGGTTGCAGAGGATTCCAACAGCAATATTTGGATCTGGGATTAAAGATCAGCTTTTGGAGAAGGCTTTTGGGTTGAATTCTAAAGAGCTTTCCAAGTTAAAGAAAAGGTTTGCTCCCAACTGA